Proteins encoded by one window of Prevotella nigrescens:
- a CDS encoding ABC transporter ATP-binding protein gives MIRILKRLGRYMGGRKPLLPCSVVLSAVNGLLSLVPFIFLWLVVRTLLTADGDLADTPVWDYAIAAFVVSVANVLLYFAALMLSHLSAFRIETNMRRTAMERLMRVPLGFFDTQNTGRMRKIIDEDSSQTHTFVAHILPDVAGSVVAPIGIIVLLLAVDWQLGIAAMVPIVCAFGIMGYMMNPKNNDFQRMYLDAQEKMSAEAVEYVRGIPVVKVFQQTVFSFKRFHDSIINYRDLVIRYTLLWRTPMSAYTIAINAFAFLLVPTGIILIGHGGETAIIVSDMVLYVLIAPIIAANVMKAMHLSQNLFLANEAVDRLEKLTATPPLPESSKPEKAAAFDVSLRNVSFRYEAAERDAVSHIDLDIPQGKTVALVGASGSGKTTIARLIPRFWDVREGSLKIGGVDVRHMDKATLMRNVSFVFQNTRLFKTSILENIRYGNPDATIEQVNRAVDLSQSREIIERLPQGLNTVIGAEGTYLSGGEQQRIVLARAILKDAPIVVLDEATAFADPENEHLIRQAFAHLTCGKTVLMIAHRLTTVQDADNIVVVDNGRIAEQGTHQQLMEQATLYYKMWNEYQKSVAWKL, from the coding sequence ATGATAAGAATACTGAAACGCTTAGGACGTTACATGGGAGGGCGCAAGCCGTTGCTGCCCTGCTCGGTTGTGCTGTCGGCAGTGAACGGACTGCTGTCGCTCGTACCCTTTATTTTCCTGTGGTTGGTGGTGCGCACGCTGCTCACTGCCGACGGAGACCTTGCCGATACGCCCGTATGGGACTATGCCATTGCGGCGTTCGTGGTGTCGGTGGCGAATGTTCTGCTCTATTTCGCCGCCCTCATGCTCTCGCATCTTTCCGCTTTCCGCATCGAAACCAATATGCGGCGCACTGCCATGGAACGGCTGATGCGTGTTCCGTTGGGCTTTTTCGACACGCAGAACACGGGGCGCATGCGCAAGATAATAGACGAAGATTCGAGCCAGACCCACACTTTCGTGGCACACATACTGCCCGATGTGGCAGGCAGCGTGGTGGCTCCGATAGGCATCATAGTGCTTCTGCTTGCCGTAGACTGGCAGTTGGGCATTGCCGCAATGGTGCCGATAGTGTGCGCCTTCGGTATCATGGGCTACATGATGAACCCTAAGAACAACGATTTCCAGCGTATGTACCTCGACGCACAGGAGAAAATGAGTGCCGAAGCCGTGGAATACGTGCGCGGAATACCCGTCGTGAAGGTCTTCCAACAGACGGTATTCTCGTTCAAACGCTTTCACGACAGCATCATCAACTACCGCGACCTCGTCATCAGGTACACCCTTCTGTGGCGCACGCCCATGTCTGCCTACACCATAGCCATCAATGCTTTCGCCTTTCTGCTTGTGCCTACGGGCATCATACTGATAGGGCACGGCGGCGAGACTGCCATCATCGTTTCCGATATGGTGCTGTATGTGCTCATCGCACCCATCATTGCAGCCAACGTAATGAAAGCCATGCACCTCAGTCAGAACCTCTTTCTGGCAAACGAAGCAGTAGACCGATTGGAGAAACTCACCGCCACGCCACCGCTTCCAGAGAGTTCCAAGCCCGAGAAAGCGGCAGCCTTCGACGTCAGTCTGCGCAATGTGTCGTTCCGATACGAAGCGGCGGAGCGCGATGCCGTAAGCCACATCGACCTCGACATACCGCAAGGCAAGACCGTTGCGCTGGTTGGAGCATCTGGAAGCGGCAAGACAACCATCGCAAGACTTATTCCACGCTTCTGGGACGTGCGCGAAGGCAGTTTGAAAATAGGCGGTGTGGACGTTCGGCACATGGATAAGGCAACGCTGATGCGCAACGTGTCGTTCGTGTTTCAGAACACCCGACTGTTCAAGACCTCCATTTTGGAGAACATACGCTACGGCAATCCCGATGCAACCATCGAGCAGGTGAACCGTGCCGTAGACCTTTCGCAGAGTCGGGAAATCATCGAGCGGCTGCCACAGGGGCTGAATACTGTGATAGGAGCGGAGGGAACGTACCTCTCTGGCGGCGAACAGCAGCGCATAGTGCTTGCCCGTGCCATTCTGAAAGATGCGCCCATCGTGGTGCTCGACGAAGCTACTGCCTTTGCCGACCCCGAAAACGAGCACCTTATCAGGCAGGCATTTGCCCATCTGACTTGCGGAAAGACCGTGCTCATGATAGCCCACCGGCTGACCACCGTGCAGGATGCCGACAACATTGTCGTGGTAGACAATGGCAGAATAGCCGAACAGGGCACGCACCAACAGCTCATGGAGCAAGCCACATTATATTATAAGATGTGGAACGAATACCAAAAGTCGGTGGCATGGAAACTATAA
- a CDS encoding suppressor of fused domain protein has translation MKHITRDEALKLLIHDNPEPVASHCDKSVWWFVPRAVGGLWVQHPTKMFASWLFLLILPLVYLEKDTRLAIISIPIVLFCILAYYFYFYRKLYKALQLNTYRIDEDGISVSITTDDGIQARYLTTPFSLIKDIWLAQKYIYIETKDKTDIGVVYLFSDEPERILGNIVSYMQLEKKADEDKPLPHYGAEEYAEVRNFVQERFGKIDAVLHDTDGEGFPIDIVGIPPTKQHNYWTLCTVGAGAIRVPNEEYYKRLDNGETTFDETKYTDGFVVEHFEYVMYLPPDWNVTDADLSKDSNYWYLHLLRDVVQYTYYNFQFQLGDTLSYNDSDSEELSFDASTDFFAVLMLCPLPDVPNEVFANIGGRTIQFHQVVPITIEESDYISQRSAADFMKKYMGIDAVQLDDEPMDVKHKQYSEALISHFERHIKGANVVTMYPQQK, from the coding sequence ATGAAGCATATTACAAGAGATGAAGCCTTAAAGTTGCTAATACACGATAATCCCGAACCAGTTGCGAGCCATTGCGACAAGTCGGTGTGGTGGTTCGTACCTCGTGCCGTTGGCGGACTATGGGTGCAGCACCCAACAAAGATGTTTGCGTCGTGGCTTTTCCTGCTTATATTACCTTTGGTTTATTTAGAAAAAGACACCAGACTTGCTATAATAAGCATACCTATTGTACTCTTCTGTATTCTTGCTTACTATTTTTACTTCTACAGAAAGCTCTACAAAGCATTACAACTCAACACCTATCGCATTGATGAAGATGGCATTTCGGTGTCGATAACCACAGACGACGGCATTCAGGCACGCTATCTTACCACGCCATTCTCGCTGATTAAGGATATATGGTTGGCGCAGAAATACATTTATATCGAAACGAAAGACAAGACAGATATAGGCGTTGTCTACCTTTTTTCAGACGAACCCGAACGCATTTTGGGCAACATCGTATCGTATATGCAGTTGGAAAAGAAAGCCGACGAGGACAAACCCTTACCTCATTACGGCGCTGAAGAGTACGCAGAAGTAAGAAACTTCGTACAAGAACGCTTCGGAAAGATTGACGCGGTGCTGCACGATACCGACGGCGAAGGCTTTCCCATCGACATTGTCGGTATTCCACCCACCAAGCAACACAACTACTGGACGCTCTGCACTGTCGGCGCAGGAGCCATTCGTGTGCCCAACGAGGAGTATTACAAGCGGTTAGACAATGGCGAAACAACTTTCGACGAAACCAAATACACCGATGGCTTTGTGGTGGAACACTTTGAATACGTTATGTATCTGCCGCCCGACTGGAACGTAACCGATGCCGATTTGAGCAAAGACAGCAACTATTGGTATCTCCACTTGCTGCGCGATGTGGTGCAATACACCTATTACAACTTCCAGTTTCAGCTGGGCGATACGCTGAGCTACAATGACAGCGACAGCGAAGAACTCTCGTTCGATGCTTCCACCGACTTCTTTGCCGTGCTGATGCTATGTCCGCTGCCCGATGTACCCAACGAAGTGTTTGCCAATATAGGCGGCCGCACCATTCAGTTCCACCAAGTTGTGCCCATCACCATTGAAGAATCCGACTATATAAGTCAGCGTTCTGCTGCCGACTTTATGAAGAAATATATGGGCATAGACGCTGTTCAGTTGGACGACGAACCTATGGACGTGAAACACAAACAATATTCAGAAGCACTTATCTCGCACTTTGAACGCCATATAAAGGGTGCAAACGTCGTAACAATGTACCCACAACAGAAGTAG
- a CDS encoding polyprenol monophosphomannose synthase, whose amino-acid sequence MTSDSIVIIPTYNEKENMEKIIRAVFGLEKCFHILVIDDGSPDGTAQIAHRLIKEEFADRLFIIERSGKLGLGTAYICGFHWALEHGYDYIFEMDADFSHDPNDLPRLYAATHDEGFDVAVGSRYVSGVNVVNWPIGRVLMSYFASKYVRFVTGFHVHDTTAGFVCYRRKVLETIPLDEVRFKGYAFQIEMKYTAHKIGFKIKEVPVIFVNRREGTSKMSGGIFSEAFFGVMRLRMDGWFRKYPPIKN is encoded by the coding sequence ATGACAAGCGACAGCATAGTAATAATCCCTACATACAACGAAAAAGAGAATATGGAGAAGATTATCCGAGCCGTTTTCGGTTTGGAAAAGTGTTTCCATATCTTAGTCATCGACGACGGAAGCCCCGACGGAACGGCACAGATTGCTCACCGATTAATCAAGGAGGAATTTGCCGACCGTTTGTTCATCATTGAGCGTTCGGGCAAGTTAGGACTTGGAACAGCCTATATATGTGGCTTCCATTGGGCTTTGGAACACGGCTACGACTACATCTTCGAGATGGATGCCGACTTCAGTCACGACCCTAACGACCTGCCTCGACTGTATGCAGCTACGCACGACGAGGGCTTCGATGTAGCGGTTGGCTCACGCTATGTCAGCGGCGTAAACGTTGTGAACTGGCCCATCGGACGTGTCCTGATGAGCTATTTTGCCAGCAAGTATGTACGTTTCGTAACCGGATTTCACGTCCACGACACCACGGCAGGCTTTGTATGCTATCGCCGCAAGGTGCTCGAAACCATTCCGCTCGACGAAGTTCGCTTCAAGGGCTATGCCTTCCAAATAGAAATGAAGTACACGGCGCACAAGATAGGGTTCAAGATAAAGGAAGTGCCCGTTATCTTTGTAAACCGCCGAGAAGGCACAAGCAAGATGAGTGGAGGCATATTCTCCGAAGCCTTTTTTGGTGTGATGCGTTTAAGAATGGACGGTTGGTTCAGGAAATATCCCCCCATTAAAAATTAA